Proteins co-encoded in one Phycodurus eques isolate BA_2022a chromosome 14, UOR_Pequ_1.1, whole genome shotgun sequence genomic window:
- the stxbp5b gene encoding syntaxin-binding protein 5 isoform X3, translating to MKKFNIRKVLDGLTAVSSSSSAAQTGAAKENDAVPESLQSEHFQLCKTVRHGFPHRPSSMAFDPVQKILAVGTLNGALRLFGRAGVECYCQHDSGAAVIQLQFLINEGALVSALADDSLHLWNLRQKIPAILHSLKFNRERITYCHLPFQSKWLYIGTERGNIHIVNVESFTLSGYVIMWNKAIELSTKTHPGPVVHISDNPMDEGKLLIGFECGVVVLWDLKSKKADYRYNYDEAIHSVAWHHEGKQFVCSHSDGTLTTWNIRTPAKPAQIITPHGKQPKDAKKPEPCKPILKVEYKTTRAGDPFMVLSGGLSYDTVGRRACLTVMHGKSTAVLEMDFPIVDFLTLCETPYPNDFQEPYAVVVLLERDLVVIDLGQIGYPIFETPYPLSIHESPVTCCEYFADCPGELIPALYSVGSRQKRQGYSKKDWPISGGNWGQGTQSYPEIIITGHADGSIKFWDASALMLQVLYKLKTAKVFERARGKEEKANTDIVDEDPFAIQTLCWCPESRMLCVAGVSAHVIVYRFSKQEVTTADVQLLEVRMQSDLSNVDSPDAAGDQTPTQPSPPPPSPQESEPSATISTQASASGNISISLADGPRDNMPCLQVRISPLKQSPGYQVELVVQLVWVSGEPPQQITSLAINSSYGLVVFGNSNGLAVVDYLQKTLLLNLGTSELYSPSEPNQRHPCSPRKARHPSGAQCDSNDGPNAAEERCKSPNSGSNSPCNSDEERKAKFIEKVKYKSRRFSKTVSNDFARMSRKISSPNEQKPYSDSKDNSFSRSRSSSVASIDRESREAICAFCFCETFPRKLADASPSPCLLVGTTHGSVMLVGLSLPSGDQQRLLQPVGISSSGTVARLKGGILTTALLDAAGALLPASYQPWYDPNASDEEKEKEKSRWRRPASPPSSQDGHDSQFAVLCSERQAKVLAMPSQTRVYKHNITESSFVLRADVVEMAGANCIACFCANGHIMMLSLPSLRPLLDVNYLPLTDMRIARTFCFSNLGQALYLTSPTEVQRITYSQETCDNLQEMLSELFTPVETPEAPNRGFFKGLFGGGAQSLDREDLFGETASGKASRSLAQHIPGPGNMEGMKGAASGVVGELARARIALDERGQKLGELEERTAAMMASADSFSKHAHDMMLKYKDKKWYQL from the exons CTTCGGCCGTGCAGGTGTGGAGTGCTATTGTCAACATGACAGTGGCGCCGCCGTCATCCAGCTACAGTTCCTCATCAACGag gGGGCGCTAGTGAGTGCCTTAGCTGATGACAGCCTCCACCTGTGGAACCTGAGGCAAAAGATACCCGCCATCCTGCATTCGCTCAAGTTCAACAGGGAGAG AATCACGTACTGCCATCTGCCCTTCCAAAGCAAGTGGCTTTACATTGGCACGGAAAGAGGCAACATCCACATCGTCAACGTGGAGTCCTTCACCCTCTCAGGCTACGTCATCATGTGGAACAAAGCCATCGAACT ATCCACCAAGACACACCCAGGGCCAGTAGTTCACATCAGTGATAACCCCATGGATGAAGGAAAG CTCCTCATTGGATTTGAGTGCGGCGTGGTGGTGTTGTGGGACCTCAAGTCCAAAAAAGCTGACTATCGCTACAATTATGATGAG GCCATCCACTCGGTCGCATGGCACCACGAGGGCAAACAGTTTGTCTGCAGCCACTCGGACGGCACTCTGACCACATGGAACATACGAACCCCAGCCAAGCCGGCGCAGATTATCACGCCGCATG GAAAGCAGCCCAAGGACGCCAAGAAGCCAGAGCCGTGCAAGCCCATCCTGAAGGTGGAGTACAAAACCACACGGGCAGG gGACCCGTTTATGGTTCTGTCCGGCGGTCTGTCCTATGACACGGTGGGTCGGAGAGCATGTCTGACGGTGATGCACGGGAAGAGCACCGCCGTCCTGGAGATGGACTTCCCTATCGTGGATTTCCTTACACTGTGCGAGACGCCGTATCCCAACG ATTTTCAGGAGCCGTATGCCGTGGTGGTTCTCCTGGAGCGGGATTTAGTCGTCATTGACCTCGGACAGATTGGGTACCCGATATTCGAGACCCCCTATCCACTAAGCATCCATGAGTCCCCCGTGACCTGCTGCGAGTACTTTGCCGACTGCCCGGGCGAACTCATTCCGGCACTTTACTCGGTGGGCAGCCGACAGAAGAGGCAAGGCTACAGCAAGAAG GATTGGCCCATCAGCGGGGGAAACTGGGGCCAAGGGACGCAAAGTTACCCAGAGATCATCATTACTGG ACACGCCGACGGCTCCATCAAGTTTTGGGACGCTTCTGCAC TGATGCTTCAAGTGCTCTATAAGTTGAAGACGGCCAAGGTGTTCGAGAGGGCCCGCGGCAAGGAAGAGAAGGCCAACACGGACATCGTGGACGAGGACCCCTTTGCTATCCAGACGCTGTGCTGGTGCCCAGAGAGCAGGATGTTGTGCGTGGCCGGCGTGTCGGCGCATGTCATTGTCTACCGCTTCAGCAAGCAGGAAGTCACCACCGCCGACGTGCAG CTCTTGGAAGTACGCATGCAGAGCGATCTGAGCAACGTGGACTCGCCCGACGCCGCCGGGGACCAGACCCCCACGCAGCCTTCCCCGCCGCCGCCTAGCCCTCAGGAGAGCGAGCCCTCTGCCACCATCTCCACTCAGGCCTCCGCCAGCGGAAACATCAGCATCTCTTTGGCGGACGGGCCGCGAGACAACATGCCCTGTCTGCA GGTGCGGATCTCCCCATTGAAGCAGTCTCCGGGCTACCAGGTGGAGCTGGTGGTCCAGCTGGTGTGGGTGAGCGGGGAGCCACCTCAGCAGATCACTAGCTTGGCCATAAACTCCTCATATGGACT ggtggtGTTTGGCAACAGCAATGGCTTGGCGGTGGTGGACTACCTCCAGAAAACACTGCTGCTCAACCTGGGCACGTCAGAGCTATACAGCCCCTCGGAGCCCAACCAGAGGCACCCGTGCTCCCCGCGTAAAGCCCGCCACCCCTCTGGAG CGCAGTGCGATTCCAATGATGGGCCCAACGCCGCAGAGGAGCGCTGCAAGTCGCCCAACTCGG GATCCAACTCGCCCTGCAATTCTGACGAAGAGCGCAAGGCCAAGTTCATAGAAAAGG TGAAGTACAAAAGCAGACGCTTTTCCAAGACGGTTTCCAATGACTTTG ctAGGATGTCGCGGAAAATTAGCTCGCCTAATGAGCAAAAGCCCTACTCCG ATTCCAAGGACAACTCGTTCAGCCGCTCGCGCAGTTCCAGCGTGGCCAGCATCGACAGGGAGTCCCGCGAGGCCATCTGCGCCTTCTGCTTCTGCGAGACCTTCCCCAGGAAGTTGGCGGACGCCTCGCCCAGCCCATGCCTGCTGGTGGGCACCACCCACGGCTCTGTCATGTTGGTGGGCCTCAGCCTGCCCTCTGGTGATCAGCAGAGGCTCCTGCAGCCAGTCGGGATCTCCTCCTCTG GCACGGTGGCCAGACTCAAAGGAGGCATCTTAACGACGGCCCTGCTGGACGCCGCTGGAGCCCTGTTGCCCGCCTCCTACCAGCCCTGGTACGATCCCAACGCCTCCgacgaggagaaggagaaggagaagagccGGTGGCGCAGGCCGGCGTCACCGCCCTCGTCGCAGGACGGCCACGACTCGCAGTTCGCCGTCCTGTGCTCGGAGAGGCAGGCCAAGGTGTTGGCCATGCCCTCGCAGACGCGCGTCTACAAACACAACATCACCGAGTCGTCCTTCGTGCTGAGGGCCGACGTCGTGGAGATGGCGGGAGCCAACTGCATCGCCTGCTTCTGCGCCAACGGGCACATCATGATGCTGAG CTTGCCGAGTCTGCGTCCTCTCCTGGACGTCAACTACCTGCCGCTGACGGACATGCGGATAGCGCGGACGTTCTGCTTCTCCAATCTGGGCCAGGCTCTGTACCTCACCTCCCCCACGGAGGTGCAGAGGATCACTTACAGCCAAGAGACCTGCGACAACCTTCAG GAGATGCTAAGTGAGTTGTTCACACCAGTGGAGACCCCAGAGGCTCCAAACAGAGGTTTCTTCAAAGGACTCTTTGGTGGAGGAGCTCAGTCTCTGGATCGGGAAGATCTTT TCGGCGAAACGGCGTCCGGGAAGGCTTCTCGCAGCCTGGCCCAGCACATTCCCGGCCCGGGCAACATGGAGGGCATGAAGGGCGCGGCGTCAGGCGTGGTGGGCGAACTGGCCCGCGCACGGATAGCGCTGGACGAGCGAGGGCAGAAGCTAGGCGAGCTGGAGGAGAGGACGGCCGCCATGATGGCCAGCGCAGACTCCTTCTCTAAGCATGCTCACGAC ATGATGCTgaagtacaaagacaagaaatgGTACCAACTCTGA
- the stxbp5b gene encoding syntaxin-binding protein 5 isoform X1, with amino-acid sequence MKKFNIRKVLDGLTAVSSSSSAAQTGAAKENDAVPESLQSEHFQLCKTVRHGFPHRPSSMAFDPVQKILAVGTLNGALRLFGRAGVECYCQHDSGAAVIQLQFLINEGALVSALADDSLHLWNLRQKIPAILHSLKFNRERITYCHLPFQSKWLYIGTERGNIHIVNVESFTLSGYVIMWNKAIELSTKTHPGPVVHISDNPMDEGKLLIGFECGVVVLWDLKSKKADYRYNYDEAIHSVAWHHEGKQFVCSHSDGTLTTWNIRTPAKPAQIITPHGKQPKDAKKPEPCKPILKVEYKTTRAGDPFMVLSGGLSYDTVGRRACLTVMHGKSTAVLEMDFPIVDFLTLCETPYPNDFQEPYAVVVLLERDLVVIDLGQIGYPIFETPYPLSIHESPVTCCEYFADCPGELIPALYSVGSRQKRQGYSKKDWPISGGNWGQGTQSYPEIIITGHADGSIKFWDASALMLQVLYKLKTAKVFERARGKEEKANTDIVDEDPFAIQTLCWCPESRMLCVAGVSAHVIVYRFSKQEVTTADVQLLEVRMQSDLSNVDSPDAAGDQTPTQPSPPPPSPQESEPSATISTQASASGNISISLADGPRDNMPCLQVRISPLKQSPGYQVELVVQLVWVSGEPPQQITSLAINSSYGLVVFGNSNGLAVVDYLQKTLLLNLGTSELYSPSEPNQRHPCSPRKARHPSGAQCDSNDGPNAAEERCKSPNSGSNSPCNSDEERKAKFIEKVKYKSRRFSKTVSNDFARMSRKISSPNEQKPYSEWGTISSRKYFYYTHNGTSKTTRKSVELAFPATNSDHNMNSKDNSFSRSRSSSVASIDRESREAICAFCFCETFPRKLADASPSPCLLVGTTHGSVMLVGLSLPSGDQQRLLQPVGISSSGTVARLKGGILTTALLDAAGALLPASYQPWYDPNASDEEKEKEKSRWRRPASPPSSQDGHDSQFAVLCSERQAKVLAMPSQTRVYKHNITESSFVLRADVVEMAGANCIACFCANGHIMMLSLPSLRPLLDVNYLPLTDMRIARTFCFSNLGQALYLTSPTEVQRITYSQETCDNLQEMLSELFTPVETPEAPNRGFFKGLFGGGAQSLDREDLFGETASGKASRSLAQHIPGPGNMEGMKGAASGVVGELARARIALDERGQKLGELEERTAAMMASADSFSKHAHDMMLKYKDKKWYQL; translated from the exons CTTCGGCCGTGCAGGTGTGGAGTGCTATTGTCAACATGACAGTGGCGCCGCCGTCATCCAGCTACAGTTCCTCATCAACGag gGGGCGCTAGTGAGTGCCTTAGCTGATGACAGCCTCCACCTGTGGAACCTGAGGCAAAAGATACCCGCCATCCTGCATTCGCTCAAGTTCAACAGGGAGAG AATCACGTACTGCCATCTGCCCTTCCAAAGCAAGTGGCTTTACATTGGCACGGAAAGAGGCAACATCCACATCGTCAACGTGGAGTCCTTCACCCTCTCAGGCTACGTCATCATGTGGAACAAAGCCATCGAACT ATCCACCAAGACACACCCAGGGCCAGTAGTTCACATCAGTGATAACCCCATGGATGAAGGAAAG CTCCTCATTGGATTTGAGTGCGGCGTGGTGGTGTTGTGGGACCTCAAGTCCAAAAAAGCTGACTATCGCTACAATTATGATGAG GCCATCCACTCGGTCGCATGGCACCACGAGGGCAAACAGTTTGTCTGCAGCCACTCGGACGGCACTCTGACCACATGGAACATACGAACCCCAGCCAAGCCGGCGCAGATTATCACGCCGCATG GAAAGCAGCCCAAGGACGCCAAGAAGCCAGAGCCGTGCAAGCCCATCCTGAAGGTGGAGTACAAAACCACACGGGCAGG gGACCCGTTTATGGTTCTGTCCGGCGGTCTGTCCTATGACACGGTGGGTCGGAGAGCATGTCTGACGGTGATGCACGGGAAGAGCACCGCCGTCCTGGAGATGGACTTCCCTATCGTGGATTTCCTTACACTGTGCGAGACGCCGTATCCCAACG ATTTTCAGGAGCCGTATGCCGTGGTGGTTCTCCTGGAGCGGGATTTAGTCGTCATTGACCTCGGACAGATTGGGTACCCGATATTCGAGACCCCCTATCCACTAAGCATCCATGAGTCCCCCGTGACCTGCTGCGAGTACTTTGCCGACTGCCCGGGCGAACTCATTCCGGCACTTTACTCGGTGGGCAGCCGACAGAAGAGGCAAGGCTACAGCAAGAAG GATTGGCCCATCAGCGGGGGAAACTGGGGCCAAGGGACGCAAAGTTACCCAGAGATCATCATTACTGG ACACGCCGACGGCTCCATCAAGTTTTGGGACGCTTCTGCAC TGATGCTTCAAGTGCTCTATAAGTTGAAGACGGCCAAGGTGTTCGAGAGGGCCCGCGGCAAGGAAGAGAAGGCCAACACGGACATCGTGGACGAGGACCCCTTTGCTATCCAGACGCTGTGCTGGTGCCCAGAGAGCAGGATGTTGTGCGTGGCCGGCGTGTCGGCGCATGTCATTGTCTACCGCTTCAGCAAGCAGGAAGTCACCACCGCCGACGTGCAG CTCTTGGAAGTACGCATGCAGAGCGATCTGAGCAACGTGGACTCGCCCGACGCCGCCGGGGACCAGACCCCCACGCAGCCTTCCCCGCCGCCGCCTAGCCCTCAGGAGAGCGAGCCCTCTGCCACCATCTCCACTCAGGCCTCCGCCAGCGGAAACATCAGCATCTCTTTGGCGGACGGGCCGCGAGACAACATGCCCTGTCTGCA GGTGCGGATCTCCCCATTGAAGCAGTCTCCGGGCTACCAGGTGGAGCTGGTGGTCCAGCTGGTGTGGGTGAGCGGGGAGCCACCTCAGCAGATCACTAGCTTGGCCATAAACTCCTCATATGGACT ggtggtGTTTGGCAACAGCAATGGCTTGGCGGTGGTGGACTACCTCCAGAAAACACTGCTGCTCAACCTGGGCACGTCAGAGCTATACAGCCCCTCGGAGCCCAACCAGAGGCACCCGTGCTCCCCGCGTAAAGCCCGCCACCCCTCTGGAG CGCAGTGCGATTCCAATGATGGGCCCAACGCCGCAGAGGAGCGCTGCAAGTCGCCCAACTCGG GATCCAACTCGCCCTGCAATTCTGACGAAGAGCGCAAGGCCAAGTTCATAGAAAAGG TGAAGTACAAAAGCAGACGCTTTTCCAAGACGGTTTCCAATGACTTTG ctAGGATGTCGCGGAAAATTAGCTCGCCTAATGAGCAAAAGCCCTACTCCG AGTGGGGTACCATCTCATCCAGAAAGTACTTTTATTACACCCACAACGGCACGTCCAAGACAACGCGCAAAAGTGTGGAGCTGGCTTTCCCCGCAACAAACTCAGACCACAACATGA ATTCCAAGGACAACTCGTTCAGCCGCTCGCGCAGTTCCAGCGTGGCCAGCATCGACAGGGAGTCCCGCGAGGCCATCTGCGCCTTCTGCTTCTGCGAGACCTTCCCCAGGAAGTTGGCGGACGCCTCGCCCAGCCCATGCCTGCTGGTGGGCACCACCCACGGCTCTGTCATGTTGGTGGGCCTCAGCCTGCCCTCTGGTGATCAGCAGAGGCTCCTGCAGCCAGTCGGGATCTCCTCCTCTG GCACGGTGGCCAGACTCAAAGGAGGCATCTTAACGACGGCCCTGCTGGACGCCGCTGGAGCCCTGTTGCCCGCCTCCTACCAGCCCTGGTACGATCCCAACGCCTCCgacgaggagaaggagaaggagaagagccGGTGGCGCAGGCCGGCGTCACCGCCCTCGTCGCAGGACGGCCACGACTCGCAGTTCGCCGTCCTGTGCTCGGAGAGGCAGGCCAAGGTGTTGGCCATGCCCTCGCAGACGCGCGTCTACAAACACAACATCACCGAGTCGTCCTTCGTGCTGAGGGCCGACGTCGTGGAGATGGCGGGAGCCAACTGCATCGCCTGCTTCTGCGCCAACGGGCACATCATGATGCTGAG CTTGCCGAGTCTGCGTCCTCTCCTGGACGTCAACTACCTGCCGCTGACGGACATGCGGATAGCGCGGACGTTCTGCTTCTCCAATCTGGGCCAGGCTCTGTACCTCACCTCCCCCACGGAGGTGCAGAGGATCACTTACAGCCAAGAGACCTGCGACAACCTTCAG GAGATGCTAAGTGAGTTGTTCACACCAGTGGAGACCCCAGAGGCTCCAAACAGAGGTTTCTTCAAAGGACTCTTTGGTGGAGGAGCTCAGTCTCTGGATCGGGAAGATCTTT TCGGCGAAACGGCGTCCGGGAAGGCTTCTCGCAGCCTGGCCCAGCACATTCCCGGCCCGGGCAACATGGAGGGCATGAAGGGCGCGGCGTCAGGCGTGGTGGGCGAACTGGCCCGCGCACGGATAGCGCTGGACGAGCGAGGGCAGAAGCTAGGCGAGCTGGAGGAGAGGACGGCCGCCATGATGGCCAGCGCAGACTCCTTCTCTAAGCATGCTCACGAC ATGATGCTgaagtacaaagacaagaaatgGTACCAACTCTGA
- the stxbp5b gene encoding syntaxin-binding protein 5 isoform X2: MKKFNIRKVLDGLTAVSSSSSAAQTGAAKENDAVPESLQSEHFQLCKTVRHGFPHRPSSMAFDPVQKILAVGTLNGALRLFGRAGVECYCQHDSGAAVIQLQFLINEGALVSALADDSLHLWNLRQKIPAILHSLKFNRERITYCHLPFQSKWLYIGTERGNIHIVNVESFTLSGYVIMWNKAIELSTKTHPGPVVHISDNPMDEGKLLIGFECGVVVLWDLKSKKADYRYNYDEAIHSVAWHHEGKQFVCSHSDGTLTTWNIRTPAKPAQIITPHGKQPKDAKKPEPCKPILKVEYKTTRAGDPFMVLSGGLSYDTVGRRACLTVMHGKSTAVLEMDFPIVDFLTLCETPYPNDFQEPYAVVVLLERDLVVIDLGQIGYPIFETPYPLSIHESPVTCCEYFADCPGELIPALYSVGSRQKRQGYSKKDWPISGGNWGQGTQSYPEIIITGHADGSIKFWDASALMLQVLYKLKTAKVFERARGKEEKANTDIVDEDPFAIQTLCWCPESRMLCVAGVSAHVIVYRFSKQEVTTADVQLLEVRMQSDLSNVDSPDAAGDQTPTQPSPPPPSPQESEPSATISTQASASGNISISLADGPRDNMPCLQVRISPLKQSPGYQVELVVQLVWVSGEPPQQITSLAINSSYGLVVFGNSNGLAVVDYLQKTLLLNLGTSELYSPSEPNQRHPCSPRKARHPSGAQCDSNDGPNAAEERCKSPNSGSNSPCNSDEERKAKFIEKARMSRKISSPNEQKPYSEWGTISSRKYFYYTHNGTSKTTRKSVELAFPATNSDHNMNSKDNSFSRSRSSSVASIDRESREAICAFCFCETFPRKLADASPSPCLLVGTTHGSVMLVGLSLPSGDQQRLLQPVGISSSGTVARLKGGILTTALLDAAGALLPASYQPWYDPNASDEEKEKEKSRWRRPASPPSSQDGHDSQFAVLCSERQAKVLAMPSQTRVYKHNITESSFVLRADVVEMAGANCIACFCANGHIMMLSLPSLRPLLDVNYLPLTDMRIARTFCFSNLGQALYLTSPTEVQRITYSQETCDNLQEMLSELFTPVETPEAPNRGFFKGLFGGGAQSLDREDLFGETASGKASRSLAQHIPGPGNMEGMKGAASGVVGELARARIALDERGQKLGELEERTAAMMASADSFSKHAHDMMLKYKDKKWYQL, encoded by the exons CTTCGGCCGTGCAGGTGTGGAGTGCTATTGTCAACATGACAGTGGCGCCGCCGTCATCCAGCTACAGTTCCTCATCAACGag gGGGCGCTAGTGAGTGCCTTAGCTGATGACAGCCTCCACCTGTGGAACCTGAGGCAAAAGATACCCGCCATCCTGCATTCGCTCAAGTTCAACAGGGAGAG AATCACGTACTGCCATCTGCCCTTCCAAAGCAAGTGGCTTTACATTGGCACGGAAAGAGGCAACATCCACATCGTCAACGTGGAGTCCTTCACCCTCTCAGGCTACGTCATCATGTGGAACAAAGCCATCGAACT ATCCACCAAGACACACCCAGGGCCAGTAGTTCACATCAGTGATAACCCCATGGATGAAGGAAAG CTCCTCATTGGATTTGAGTGCGGCGTGGTGGTGTTGTGGGACCTCAAGTCCAAAAAAGCTGACTATCGCTACAATTATGATGAG GCCATCCACTCGGTCGCATGGCACCACGAGGGCAAACAGTTTGTCTGCAGCCACTCGGACGGCACTCTGACCACATGGAACATACGAACCCCAGCCAAGCCGGCGCAGATTATCACGCCGCATG GAAAGCAGCCCAAGGACGCCAAGAAGCCAGAGCCGTGCAAGCCCATCCTGAAGGTGGAGTACAAAACCACACGGGCAGG gGACCCGTTTATGGTTCTGTCCGGCGGTCTGTCCTATGACACGGTGGGTCGGAGAGCATGTCTGACGGTGATGCACGGGAAGAGCACCGCCGTCCTGGAGATGGACTTCCCTATCGTGGATTTCCTTACACTGTGCGAGACGCCGTATCCCAACG ATTTTCAGGAGCCGTATGCCGTGGTGGTTCTCCTGGAGCGGGATTTAGTCGTCATTGACCTCGGACAGATTGGGTACCCGATATTCGAGACCCCCTATCCACTAAGCATCCATGAGTCCCCCGTGACCTGCTGCGAGTACTTTGCCGACTGCCCGGGCGAACTCATTCCGGCACTTTACTCGGTGGGCAGCCGACAGAAGAGGCAAGGCTACAGCAAGAAG GATTGGCCCATCAGCGGGGGAAACTGGGGCCAAGGGACGCAAAGTTACCCAGAGATCATCATTACTGG ACACGCCGACGGCTCCATCAAGTTTTGGGACGCTTCTGCAC TGATGCTTCAAGTGCTCTATAAGTTGAAGACGGCCAAGGTGTTCGAGAGGGCCCGCGGCAAGGAAGAGAAGGCCAACACGGACATCGTGGACGAGGACCCCTTTGCTATCCAGACGCTGTGCTGGTGCCCAGAGAGCAGGATGTTGTGCGTGGCCGGCGTGTCGGCGCATGTCATTGTCTACCGCTTCAGCAAGCAGGAAGTCACCACCGCCGACGTGCAG CTCTTGGAAGTACGCATGCAGAGCGATCTGAGCAACGTGGACTCGCCCGACGCCGCCGGGGACCAGACCCCCACGCAGCCTTCCCCGCCGCCGCCTAGCCCTCAGGAGAGCGAGCCCTCTGCCACCATCTCCACTCAGGCCTCCGCCAGCGGAAACATCAGCATCTCTTTGGCGGACGGGCCGCGAGACAACATGCCCTGTCTGCA GGTGCGGATCTCCCCATTGAAGCAGTCTCCGGGCTACCAGGTGGAGCTGGTGGTCCAGCTGGTGTGGGTGAGCGGGGAGCCACCTCAGCAGATCACTAGCTTGGCCATAAACTCCTCATATGGACT ggtggtGTTTGGCAACAGCAATGGCTTGGCGGTGGTGGACTACCTCCAGAAAACACTGCTGCTCAACCTGGGCACGTCAGAGCTATACAGCCCCTCGGAGCCCAACCAGAGGCACCCGTGCTCCCCGCGTAAAGCCCGCCACCCCTCTGGAG CGCAGTGCGATTCCAATGATGGGCCCAACGCCGCAGAGGAGCGCTGCAAGTCGCCCAACTCGG GATCCAACTCGCCCTGCAATTCTGACGAAGAGCGCAAGGCCAAGTTCATAGAAAAGG ctAGGATGTCGCGGAAAATTAGCTCGCCTAATGAGCAAAAGCCCTACTCCG AGTGGGGTACCATCTCATCCAGAAAGTACTTTTATTACACCCACAACGGCACGTCCAAGACAACGCGCAAAAGTGTGGAGCTGGCTTTCCCCGCAACAAACTCAGACCACAACATGA ATTCCAAGGACAACTCGTTCAGCCGCTCGCGCAGTTCCAGCGTGGCCAGCATCGACAGGGAGTCCCGCGAGGCCATCTGCGCCTTCTGCTTCTGCGAGACCTTCCCCAGGAAGTTGGCGGACGCCTCGCCCAGCCCATGCCTGCTGGTGGGCACCACCCACGGCTCTGTCATGTTGGTGGGCCTCAGCCTGCCCTCTGGTGATCAGCAGAGGCTCCTGCAGCCAGTCGGGATCTCCTCCTCTG GCACGGTGGCCAGACTCAAAGGAGGCATCTTAACGACGGCCCTGCTGGACGCCGCTGGAGCCCTGTTGCCCGCCTCCTACCAGCCCTGGTACGATCCCAACGCCTCCgacgaggagaaggagaaggagaagagccGGTGGCGCAGGCCGGCGTCACCGCCCTCGTCGCAGGACGGCCACGACTCGCAGTTCGCCGTCCTGTGCTCGGAGAGGCAGGCCAAGGTGTTGGCCATGCCCTCGCAGACGCGCGTCTACAAACACAACATCACCGAGTCGTCCTTCGTGCTGAGGGCCGACGTCGTGGAGATGGCGGGAGCCAACTGCATCGCCTGCTTCTGCGCCAACGGGCACATCATGATGCTGAG CTTGCCGAGTCTGCGTCCTCTCCTGGACGTCAACTACCTGCCGCTGACGGACATGCGGATAGCGCGGACGTTCTGCTTCTCCAATCTGGGCCAGGCTCTGTACCTCACCTCCCCCACGGAGGTGCAGAGGATCACTTACAGCCAAGAGACCTGCGACAACCTTCAG GAGATGCTAAGTGAGTTGTTCACACCAGTGGAGACCCCAGAGGCTCCAAACAGAGGTTTCTTCAAAGGACTCTTTGGTGGAGGAGCTCAGTCTCTGGATCGGGAAGATCTTT TCGGCGAAACGGCGTCCGGGAAGGCTTCTCGCAGCCTGGCCCAGCACATTCCCGGCCCGGGCAACATGGAGGGCATGAAGGGCGCGGCGTCAGGCGTGGTGGGCGAACTGGCCCGCGCACGGATAGCGCTGGACGAGCGAGGGCAGAAGCTAGGCGAGCTGGAGGAGAGGACGGCCGCCATGATGGCCAGCGCAGACTCCTTCTCTAAGCATGCTCACGAC ATGATGCTgaagtacaaagacaagaaatgGTACCAACTCTGA